Proteins encoded in a region of the Canis lupus familiaris isolate Mischka breed German Shepherd chromosome 1, alternate assembly UU_Cfam_GSD_1.0, whole genome shotgun sequence genome:
- the SUSD3 gene encoding sushi domain-containing protein 3 isoform X2, with protein MQPPPRGTLQVVRGNGTSVGTVIVFHCPSGHQMVGSGLLTCAWKGSIAEWSSVTPVCKSVPPYETFGFKVAVIASIVSCAIILLMSMAFLTCCLLRCMKRNESPPDRATQLWLQLRAGDLETVPAAYLDLRGLNSGGGSGSGGEPRGWPGQAHDNYSFTTDLGEGTQELAGTAHGVDKDPWTSGCPAGCPWAQAMVHTADLGRTPPASWAPAGTSRQHMAYVPG; from the exons ATGCAGCCACCCCCGCGGGGCACCCTCCAGGTCGTCCGTGGCAACGGCACCTCTGTGGGGACTGTGATCGTGTTCCACTGCCCCTCAGGCCACCAGATGGTCGGGTCTGGCCTCCTCACCTGTGCCTGGAAGGGAAGCATCGCCGAGTGGTCTTCAGTGACCCCCGTGTGCAAAT CCGTGCCGCCCTACGAGACCTTCGGCTTCAAGGTGGCCGTGATCGCCTCCATTGTCAGCTGCGCCATCATCCTGCTCATGTCCATGGCCTTCCTCACCTGCTGCCTCCTGCGATGCATGAAGAGGAATGAGTCACCGCCTGACAG GGCAACCCAGCTGTGGCTCCAGCTGAGGGCCGGGGACCTGGAGACAGTGCCCGCTGCCTACCTCGACCTCAGGGGTCTGAacagcggcggcggcagcggcagtGGCGGGGAGCCCAGGGGCTGGCCTGGCCAGGCGCACGACAACTACAGTTTTACCAC AGACCTGGGTGAGGGTACCCAAGAGCTGGCTGGTACGGCCCATGGCGTGGACAAGGACCCCTGGACCTCTGGTTGTCCTGCCGGCTGCCCCTGGGCCCAGGCGATGGTACACACAGCAGACCTGGGGCGCACACCGCCGGCCTCCTGGGCCCCCGCAGGAACGTCCCGACAGCACATGGCCTACGTCCCGGGGTGA
- the CARD19 gene encoding caspase recruitment domain-containing protein 19, which yields MTEQTYCDRLVQDTPFLLGRGRLSEQQVDRIILQLNRYYPQILSNKDAQKFRNPKASVRVRLCDLLGHLQRSGERDCQEFYRALYIHAQPLHGLLPSRLAPQHSDCTDLDSGAMGHELSDRGPVAFLACLGLAAGLALLVYCCPADPKVLPGARRVLGFSPVIVDRHVSRFLLAFLTDTPGAL from the exons ATGACAG AGCAGACCTACTGTGACCGCCTGGTCCAGGACACGCCTTTCCTCCTGGGCCGGGGACGCCTCAGTGAACAGCAGGTGGACAGGATCATCCTGCAGCTAAATCGCTACTACCCCCAGATCCTCAGCAACAAGGATGCACAGAAG TTCCGGAACCCCAAGGCGTCGGTGCGCGTGCGGCTCTGCGACCTCCTGGGCCATCTGCAGCGGAGCGGCGAGCGGGACTGCCAGGAGTTCTACCGGGCCCTGTACATCCACGCGCAGCCCCTGCACGGCCTGCTGCCCAGCCGCCTCGCCCCGC AGCATTCCGATTGCACAGACCTAGACTCAGGCGCCATGGGCCACGAGCTCAGTGACAGGG GACCCGTGGCCTTCCTGGCCTGCCTCGGCCTGGCTGCGGGGCTGGCGCTCCTCGTCTACTGCTGCCCTGCAG ACCCCAAGGTGCTGCCGGGGGCCCGGCGCGTCCTGGGCTTCTCGCCCGTCATCGTGGACAGGCACGTCAGCCGCTTCCTGCTGGCCTTCCTCACGGACACCCCGGGGGCGCTCTGA